From the genome of Anaerolineae bacterium, one region includes:
- a CDS encoding response regulator: MNNYPDVPQANILVIDDTPANLQLLRKTLLEQNYKVRPVADSGLALQAAQTEPPDLILLDIMMPGIDGLEVCRRLKANPATAEIPIIFMTVLDQPEDKVRGFEAGGVDYLTKPLHIPEVLARVNTHLTLSCLQRQLEIDKELLEQRVRARTAQLTAANQDLQAEIERRIRHQQEKERLFDLTRQQSEQLRRLTTLLLESQQQRQQALAHTFERYITPYLTLLGDNLRLMQKIVGQNTPAEAIDLLPDYLLDFCSDIRFNINKKIWDNKGQANRYSNA; encoded by the coding sequence ATGAACAATTATCCCGATGTGCCCCAGGCCAATATTTTAGTGATTGACGATACCCCGGCCAACCTGCAATTGTTACGCAAAACGTTGTTAGAGCAAAACTATAAAGTCCGGCCCGTGGCCGACAGCGGCCTGGCCCTCCAGGCCGCCCAAACCGAACCGCCCGACTTGATTTTGCTGGATATTATGATGCCGGGAATAGACGGCCTGGAAGTATGCCGCCGGCTTAAGGCTAACCCCGCCACCGCCGAGATTCCCATCATCTTTATGACCGTGCTGGACCAGCCGGAGGATAAAGTGCGCGGATTTGAAGCCGGCGGCGTAGACTACCTGACCAAACCCCTCCACATCCCCGAAGTGCTGGCCCGGGTGAACACCCACCTCACCCTGAGTTGTTTGCAGCGGCAGTTAGAAATAGACAAAGAGTTGCTGGAACAGCGCGTGCGGGCGCGCACCGCCCAACTGACTGCGGCCAACCAGGATCTCCAGGCCGAAATCGAGCGCCGCATTCGCCACCAGCAAGAAAAAGAGCGCCTGTTCGACCTGACCCGCCAGCAAAGCGAGCAACTGCGCCGGTTGACCACTTTGCTGCTTGAGTCTCAGCAGCAGCGCCAGCAAGCCTTAGCCCACACCTTTGAACGGTACATCACGCCCTATCTCACCCTGCTGGGCGATAATCTGCGTTTGATGCAGAAAATTGTCGGCCAAAATACCCCGGCCGAAGCTATTGATTTACTGCCCGACTACCTACTCGACTTTTGCAGTGACATAAGATTTAACATTAACAAGAAAATATGGGATAATAAAGGTCAAGCTAATCGGTATTCAAATGCT